The genomic region CAGGCCTTCGGCAACATCTACACCAGGATCACCAATCCGACGACCGCTGTGCTGGAAGAGCGGGTTGCTGCCCTTGAAGGGGGAACCGCAGCGCTTGCCGTTGCTTCCGGTCACGCGGCACAACTCGGTGTTTTTCATACACTGCTACGGCCTGGTGATGAGTTCATTGCATCGGACAAACTATATGGTGGTTCGATCAACCAGTTTAACCATTCCTTCCAGAACTTCGGTTGGAAGGTGGTCTGGGTGAATATGGAGGATGAAGAAGCACTCAAGAAAGCAGTCAGCGACAAGACCAAGGCGATCTTCATTGAAAGTCTTGCCAATCCGGGTGGTGTGGTGATCGACATCGAGCGCGTATCGAAAGTGGCAAAAGCCGCCGGCGTGCCGCTGATTGTCGACAATACCCTTGCCACCCCCTATCTGTGCCGCCCGATTGAACACGGCGCCGATATTGTGGTGCATTCGCTGACCAAGTTCATGGGCGGCCATGGCAATTCCATGGGCGGCATCATCATCGACGGCGGCACCTTCGACTGGTTGGCATCGGGCCGCTACCCCATGCTGTCGGAACCGCGTCCTGAATATCAGGGCATGGTGCTGGCAGAGACCTTCGGCAATTTCGCCTTTGCCATTGCCTGCCGGGT from Salaquimonas pukyongi harbors:
- a CDS encoding O-acetylhomoserine aminocarboxypropyltransferase, whose amino-acid sequence is MSDTQPGFSTLAVHAGSAPDAATGARATPIYQTTSFVFDDVDQAAALFGLQAFGNIYTRITNPTTAVLEERVAALEGGTAALAVASGHAAQLGVFHTLLRPGDEFIASDKLYGGSINQFNHSFQNFGWKVVWVNMEDEEALKKAVSDKTKAIFIESLANPGGVVIDIERVSKVAKAAGVPLIVDNTLATPYLCRPIEHGADIVVHSLTKFMGGHGNSMGGIIIDGGTFDWLASGRYPMLSEPRPEYQGMVLAETFGNFAFAIACRVLGLRDLGGAISPFNAFLIATGIETLPLRMQRHCDNAQVVAEWLEAHDKVDWVRYAGLKSDPCHELAGKYLPKGAGSVFTFGVKGGYEAGVKLVSSTGLLSHVANIGDSKSLIIHPASTTHRQLTDEQKAAAGAGPEVVRLSIGVEDVADIIADLEQALAEV